In Anthonomus grandis grandis chromosome 6, icAntGran1.3, whole genome shotgun sequence, one DNA window encodes the following:
- the LOC126737143 gene encoding protein tweety, with translation MGARADDTYRPPRLAEWLHWLPHVNASFREVDNTFDLNSPVYLESLGILASGPAAWLILTLFILLLYLLTRCCDRKPRAAKSISALKVTLAIMSVLCCAAVGLGLYGNDDLHNGIDQTLNQARQIDGLVRKIRNQTEAIERQLRDRAEADFRSIRAIFDESTVKNITIMNVAEGHLKRLKDNNTNAVNAAIEIRNPLQDFKIMESIEKGEKIEAIRWPFTMALLSVLLVLCVILLVGVARHNRCALIAFSVCGLLAVIASFLLSSFYLASSVAMADFCTGPEKYIESQASTELSKDILRHYLNCERARANPFTQRLREAKTTLQFMRIELSMLKPLAYELFPLKGLEIKFNSLKNEIDTSDTIANQLTALVDCRTLYTHYLRGVRAFCNVGLLGLTLMLVSAVLAGFMMTILVWVDSHTWIYIRKKKDYQQVNEADPYLPASAASQAIAARTLQRSQGQFSGICPPDTPPPSYAHVALLRPPPASAPLHEADMLLDGCDTRSQERAAQMAHLRGHTLGRLPSHHHHHEPAGGPSNGKYATLSKQCKTLESSDFY, from the exons ATGGGCGCCCGTGCCGATGATACTTACCGTCCCCCGAGACTCGCTGAATGGCTTCACTGGTTGCCCCACGTCAACGCTTCTTTCCGGGAGGTGGATAATACTTTTGACTTGAATTCGCCGGTTTATTTGGAg agcTTGGGTATTTTGGCATCGGGTCCAGCAGCATGGCTGATTTTGACCCTATTTATTTTACTACTCTACCTCCTCACTAGATGTTGCGATAGGAAACCTAGGGCTGCCAAATCGATATCGGCATTAAAGGTTACCCTGGCGATTATGTCTGTTTTGTGTTGTGCAGCG gttggGTTAGGTCTATACGGTAATGATGATCTTCATAACGGCATAGACCAAACGCTGAATCAAGCGAGACAAATCGACGGGTTGGTGCGAAAAATCCGAAACCAAACCGAAGCCATCGAAAGGCAGCTTCGCGATCGGGCTGAAGCTGATTTTAGGTCTATTAG ggcaatttttgatgaatccactgtaaaaaacataactataatGAATGTAGCAGAAGGGCACTTAAAGAGATTAAAGGATAATAATACTAATGCTGTGAATGCTGCGATTGAAATCAG GAACCCACTACAGGACTTCAAAATAATGGAAAGTATCGAAAAGGGTGAAAAAATCGAAGCGATTCGTTGGCCGTTCACAATGGCACTACTAAGCGTCTTGCTGGTCTTGTGTGTGATATTGCTGGTCGGAGTGGCCAGACATAATCGTTGCGCCCTCATCGCTTTTTCTGTGTGTGGCCTCTTGGCGGTGATCGCTTCCTTTTTATTATCCAGTTTTTATTTGG CAAGTAGTGTGGCGATGGCAGATTTTTGCACTGGTCCAGAGAAATACATCGAAAGCCAAGCCAGCACTGAATTGTCCAAAGATATCTTACGCCATTATTTGAATTGCGAGAGGGCGCGGGCTAATCCTTTTACGCAAAGACTACGCGAGGCGAAAACTACTTTGCAGTTTATGCGAATTGAGCTTAGTATGCTCAAACCGCTTGCTTATGAATTATTTCCATTAAAAG GTCTAGAAATCAAATTTAACTCGCTGAAAAACGAAATAGACACGTCGGACACAATTGCCAACCAATTGACGGCATTGGTCGACTGTAGGACACTTTACACGCATTATTTACGTGGCGTCAGGGCCTTTTGTAATGTCGGATTGTTGGGTTTGACTTTGATGTTGGTGTCCGCGGTTTTGGCTGGCTTTATGATGACCATTTTAGTGTGGGTTGATTCGCATACTTGGATTTACATTAGGAAAAA AAAAGACTACCAACAAGTAAACGAGGCCGATCCGTACCTGCCTGCCTCGGCGGCGAGCCAAGCGATCGCGGCGCGCACCCTGCAACGGAGCCAAGGGCAGTTCTCGGGCATTTGTCCCCCCGACACCCCACCCCCTAGTTACGCGCACGTCGCCCTGCTTAGACCGCCGCCCGCCAGCGCCCCCTTGCATGAGGCTGATATGCTACT ggATGGCTGTGATACGAGATCTCAGGAACGGGCCGCTCAAATGGCCCATCTTAGGGGCCACACTCTCGGCCGTTTGCCCTCCCACCACCATCATCACGAGCCTGCAGGTGGACCTAGTAATGGTAAATACGCCACTTTGAGCAAACAGTGCAAGACGCTTGAGAGCTCAGATTTTTACTGA